One segment of Acidovorax sp. DW039 DNA contains the following:
- a CDS encoding aconitate hydratase produces MAVSSKPSATSSFESQGHAFAQTLQGFETTSGKKGKFYSLPALAKQFPHIQRLPVSIRIVLESVLRNCDGRKVTPEHVEQLAHWAPVAERKDEIPFVVARVVLQDFTGVPLLADLAAMRSVAARLGKNPKKIEPLVPVDLVVDHSIMVDHYGKKNSIDLNMKLEFQRNKERYEFMKWGMQAFNTFGVVPPGFGIVHQVNLEYLARGVHKTRDGVYYPDTLVGTDSHTTMINGIGVVGWGVGGIEAEAAMLGQPVYFLTPDVVGFELTGQLREGVTATDLVLTVTEILRQHKVVGKFVEFFGEGTRTLSLPDRATIGNMAPEYGATMGFFPVDEKTVDYFKGTGRTKGEIEAFEAYFRAQGLFGVPQAGEIDYSQVVRLNLGDVTPSLAGPKRPQDRMELGKVSGQFADLFSKPSSQNGFNRPAELLHTRYHVRPVEAPAQPSAQPEVPAPSGGPRFLVEMEQNRPTFAAAHAEVPAKEASRPGDVTIGNGDVLIAAITSCTNTSNPSVLLAAGLLAKKAVEAGLKVKPHIKTSLAPGSRIVTEYLTQTGLLPYLEKLGFALAGYGCTTCIGNAGDLAPELNDAITGNDLVCAAVLSGNRNFEARIHPNLKANFLASPPLVVAYAIAGTVLKDLMTEPVGKGKGGRDVYLGDIWPSSDEVNQLMRFAMNGKAFRDNYAKVASDPGKLWEKIRGVSGNVYTWPASTYIAEPPFFAQFAMETGAVSASAAGVEAPKDAQLPTVHGARIMALFGDSITTDHISPAGSIKESSPAGQWLLQHGVMKQDFNSYGARRGNHDVMVRGTFANVRIKNLMIPPKPDGSREEGGVTLFQSEGPLQGEKMFIFDAAMQYMAKGVSTVIFAGEEYGTGSSRDWAAKGTQLLGIKAVVARSFERIHRSNLVGMGVLPLQFRPGDSWESLGLTGSEVIDVIPDPALTPQSDAQLVIHRPGGERVQVTVTLRIDTPIEVDYYRAGGILPFVLRQLLQS; encoded by the coding sequence ATGGCCGTTTCTTCCAAGCCGTCAGCTACCTCGTCTTTTGAGTCTCAGGGGCATGCATTTGCCCAGACCCTTCAGGGTTTTGAGACGACGTCTGGCAAGAAGGGAAAGTTTTATTCCCTGCCAGCCTTGGCAAAACAGTTTCCCCATATTCAGCGGCTGCCGGTTTCCATCCGCATCGTTCTGGAATCGGTGCTGCGCAACTGTGACGGACGCAAGGTCACTCCTGAGCATGTGGAGCAGCTCGCCCACTGGGCCCCGGTGGCCGAGCGCAAGGATGAGATTCCGTTTGTGGTGGCCCGTGTGGTGCTGCAGGACTTCACCGGCGTGCCCCTTCTGGCGGACCTTGCTGCCATGCGTAGCGTGGCCGCACGGTTGGGCAAGAACCCCAAGAAAATCGAACCGCTGGTGCCCGTCGATCTGGTGGTGGACCACTCCATCATGGTGGACCACTACGGCAAGAAGAATTCCATCGACCTGAACATGAAGCTTGAATTCCAGCGCAATAAAGAGCGCTACGAATTCATGAAATGGGGCATGCAGGCGTTCAATACGTTTGGCGTGGTGCCGCCAGGTTTTGGCATCGTGCACCAGGTCAACCTGGAGTACCTGGCACGCGGCGTACACAAGACGCGTGATGGCGTTTACTACCCCGACACTCTGGTGGGCACTGACAGCCACACGACCATGATCAACGGTATTGGTGTGGTGGGCTGGGGGGTGGGCGGTATTGAGGCCGAAGCGGCCATGCTGGGGCAGCCCGTGTATTTCCTCACGCCCGATGTGGTGGGTTTTGAACTGACGGGCCAGTTGCGCGAAGGAGTGACGGCCACCGACCTGGTGCTCACCGTGACCGAGATCCTGCGCCAGCACAAAGTGGTGGGCAAGTTTGTGGAGTTTTTTGGCGAGGGTACGCGCACCTTGTCCCTGCCGGATCGCGCCACCATTGGCAACATGGCCCCTGAATATGGCGCCACCATGGGCTTCTTCCCGGTGGACGAGAAGACGGTGGATTATTTCAAGGGCACGGGCCGAACCAAAGGCGAAATCGAGGCGTTTGAAGCCTATTTCCGCGCGCAAGGCTTGTTTGGAGTGCCTCAGGCCGGCGAGATTGATTACTCGCAGGTGGTGCGCCTGAACCTGGGGGATGTGACACCCAGCCTGGCAGGCCCCAAGCGCCCTCAGGACCGGATGGAGCTGGGAAAGGTCTCTGGCCAGTTTGCCGATCTGTTCAGCAAACCCAGCAGTCAGAACGGCTTCAACCGCCCGGCAGAGCTTTTGCACACCCGGTACCACGTGCGGCCGGTGGAAGCGCCTGCCCAGCCCAGCGCTCAGCCAGAGGTGCCAGCGCCGTCAGGTGGCCCTCGCTTCCTGGTAGAGATGGAGCAGAACCGCCCCACCTTTGCGGCAGCCCATGCCGAAGTTCCTGCCAAAGAGGCGAGCCGTCCGGGCGATGTGACGATTGGCAATGGCGATGTGCTGATTGCTGCCATCACCAGTTGCACCAACACCAGCAACCCCAGTGTGCTGTTGGCGGCAGGCCTGCTGGCCAAGAAGGCCGTGGAGGCCGGGCTCAAGGTCAAGCCTCACATCAAAACCTCGCTGGCCCCCGGTTCCCGCATCGTGACCGAATACCTGACGCAGACCGGCTTGTTGCCTTATCTGGAAAAACTGGGTTTTGCACTGGCAGGCTACGGTTGCACGACCTGTATCGGCAATGCGGGCGACTTGGCCCCCGAGCTCAATGACGCGATCACCGGCAACGACCTGGTGTGTGCAGCCGTCCTTTCGGGCAACCGCAACTTTGAGGCGCGCATTCACCCCAACCTCAAGGCCAACTTTCTGGCGAGCCCGCCCCTCGTCGTGGCCTATGCGATTGCAGGCACCGTGCTCAAGGACCTGATGACCGAGCCCGTGGGCAAAGGCAAGGGCGGGCGCGATGTTTACCTGGGTGACATCTGGCCCAGCAGTGACGAGGTCAACCAGCTCATGCGATTTGCCATGAACGGCAAAGCCTTCCGCGACAACTACGCCAAGGTGGCGTCTGATCCCGGCAAGCTGTGGGAGAAGATCCGCGGTGTCAGCGGCAATGTCTACACCTGGCCTGCCAGCACCTACATTGCAGAGCCGCCGTTCTTTGCCCAGTTTGCTATGGAAACAGGAGCTGTTAGCGCAAGCGCTGCGGGCGTTGAGGCCCCTAAAGATGCGCAACTCCCCACTGTGCACGGCGCCCGCATCATGGCGCTGTTCGGAGACTCCATCACTACCGACCATATCTCGCCTGCGGGGTCCATCAAGGAGAGCTCTCCTGCAGGCCAGTGGTTGCTACAGCACGGTGTGATGAAACAGGACTTCAACAGCTACGGTGCCCGCCGCGGCAACCACGATGTGATGGTGCGCGGGACCTTTGCCAATGTGCGCATCAAGAACCTGATGATTCCGCCCAAGCCCGATGGGTCCAGGGAAGAGGGCGGTGTCACCCTCTTTCAGAGCGAGGGGCCGCTGCAGGGCGAGAAGATGTTCATCTTTGATGCAGCCATGCAGTACATGGCCAAGGGCGTTTCCACCGTCATCTTTGCGGGGGAGGAATATGGCACGGGCTCCAGTCGCGATTGGGCGGCCAAAGGCACACAGCTGCTGGGCATCAAGGCCGTGGTCGCTCGCAGCTTTGAGCGCATTCACCGCTCCAATCTGGTGGGCATGGGGGTGTTGCCGCTTCAGTTCCGCCCAGGGGATTCGTGGGAGTCTCTGGGCTTGACCGGCAGCGAAGTCATCGA